The Vespula vulgaris chromosome 2, iyVesVulg1.1, whole genome shotgun sequence genome has a segment encoding these proteins:
- the LOC127061852 gene encoding uncharacterized protein LOC127061852 produces the protein MGRKAKFDKTVVPSGKGKKTKKQGDPVFPGLAVKNESTLSHRQKQRAKKRLLKKQKLKENAQNIKKLKDIKNSIQSKEDIKKNKVNTIKNNTIEDINSSKEINEEDAIFNKNDKIQNKLKRKMKNKLLPKPIKENNAEFDKSKNNNVEIGIDNEQDNRNKKIQNKKYKKMKSTSLKNTVNATSINSESSLEESSDMEIDSKSELLNISNKEQNKKINKTKSKTLVQAIKTKNDHTDLSKEKNDMKNNYKNKRFDKNNEVQSKKLKNTKKLLTNDMEEETDDDMEFSEDEETENMNFDEEDDLLPIEKANKKLRKKQEIERELAEAEMKEMATQQNMFSFPTEEELTNVTDLKEIQQRIRDVIMVLSDFKKLREENRSRSEYLNLLQHDLCTYYSYNNFLLEKLMQMFPLDELLEFLEASEVQRPMTIRTNTLKTRRRDLAEALINRGVNLDPIGKWTKVGLVVYSSQVPMGATPEYLAGHYIIQGASSFLPVMALDPKENERILDMCAAPGGKSSHIAALMKNTGILFSNDVNQERIKAIVGNFHRLGIVNSVICSYDGRKLSSIIKGFDRVLLDAPCTGTGVVAKDPSVKTNKDEIDVQRCCTLQRELLLAAIDSVNARSESGGIIVYSTCSVLPEENEWIVDYALKKRDVKLVPTGLEFGADGFTNYRQYRFHPSLKLSKRFYPHAHNMDGFFVAKLKKFSNIIPKQEQIKETLE, from the exons ATGGGGCGAAAAGCGAAATTCGATAAGACAGTTGTACCTAGTGGAAAAGgtaaaaagacgaaaaagcaAGGAGATCCAGTATTTCCTGGATTGGCAG TGAAAAATGAAAGCACATTAAGTCATCGTCAAAAACAAAGAGctaagaaaagattattaaagaaacaaaaattaaaagaaaatgcacaaaatataaaaaaattgaaagatataaaaaatagtatacaaagtaaagaagatataaagaaaaataaagttaacactattaaaaataatactattgAAGATATAAATAGTAGCAAGGAAATTAATGAAGAAGATgcaatattcaataaaaatgataaaatacaaaacaagctcaaaagaaaaatgaaaaacaaacttTTACCTAAacctataaaagaaaacaatgcaGAGTttgataaatcaaaaaataataatgtagaaATTGGTATTGATAACGAAcaagataatagaaataagaaaatacaaaataagaaatataaaaaaatgaaaagcacATCATTGAAAAATACTGTGAATGCAACAAGTATTAATTCAGAATCTAGTTTAGAAGAAAGTAGTGATATGGAAATTGATAGTAAAagtgaattattaaatatatctaataaagaacagaataaaaaaataaacaaaactaaAAGTAAAACATTAGTTCAGgctataaaaacaaaaaatgatcatACAGATttaagcaaagaaaaaaatgatatgaaaaataattacaaaaataaaagatttgatAAAAACAATGAAGTACAaagtaagaaattaaaaaacacaaaaaaattattgactAATGATATGGAAGAAGAAACTGATGATGATATGGAATTTAGTGAAGATGAAGAAACTGAAAACATGAATTTTGATGAAGAAGATGATTTATTGCCTATAGAAAAGGCTaataaaaagttaagaaagaaacaagaaatagaaCG gGAGCTTGCAGAAgcagaaatgaaagaaatggcAACTCAACAAAATATGTTTTCATTTCCAACAGAAGAAGAACTTACAAATGTTACAGACTTGAAAGAAATACAACAACGTATACGAGATGTTATTATGGTATTATcggattttaaaaaattacgagaagaaaatag ATCACGCTCAGAGTATTTAAATTTGCTTCAACATGATCTGTGCACATACtatagttataataattttcttttggaaaaatTAATGCAGATGTTTCCATTGGATGAGTTACTTGAATTCTTAGAAGCAAGTGAAGTACAAAGGCCTATGACTATTCGTACAAACACACTAAAAACTCGGCGTCGTGACTTGGCAGAA GCATTGATCAATAGAGGTGTTAATCTAGATCCTATAGGAAAATGGACAAAAGTTGGATTAGTAGTGTATTCATCACAAGTACCAATGGGTGCAACTCCAGAATATTTAGCAGGACATTATATTATTCAGGGCGCATCTAGTTTTCTTCCTGTTATGGCATTAGATCCtaaggaaaatgaaagaattctAGATATGTGTGCAGCACCAGGAGGAAAATCCTCTCATATTGCTGCACTCATGAAAAATACTGgtattctcttttctaatgATGTAAATCAAGAAAGGATAAAAGCTATTGTTGGTAATTTTCATCGACTTGGGATTGTCAATTCTGTTATTTGCAGTTATGATGGAAGAAAATTATCTTCT ATTATTAAAGGGTTTGATAGAGTGTTATTGGATGCTCCTTGTACTGGCACTGGTGTTGTTGCAAAAGATCCTAGTGTAAAAACTAATAAAGATGAAATAGATGTACAACGTTGTTGTACTTTACAAAGAGAGCTATTACTAGCAGCAATAGATAGTGTAAATGCTAGATCCGAGTCAGGTGGTATTATAGTTTATTCAACATGTTCAGTTCTTCCAGAAGAAAATGAGTGGATTGTTGATTATGCTTTGAAGAAACGTGATGTCAAATTAGTACCTACTGGTTTAGAATTTGGTGCAGATGGTTTTACAAATTATAGACAATATAGGTTTCATCCTTCTCTTAAATTGTCTAAACGGTTTTATCCACATGCACACAATATGGATGGATTTTTTGTAGCAAAACTTAAAAAGTTTTCCAATATTATTCCTAAACAAGAACAAATAAAGGAAACActggaataa